The genomic DNA GAAAGCGGGCCGCCCCCTGTACTACCTGCCCGACATGGATTTCGGCCGCAAGGGTTCCCTCTTCGTTCCTTTCTTCGGAACGCCGGCGGCCACCATCCCCGCCACCGCGCAACTTGCCAGCACGTGGAAGCTGCCCGTGCTGCCTATCCGCGGCAGTTGGAATCCTGCCACCGGCCGCTATCACATCGAGGTTCTGCCCGCCCTGGCGGACTTCCCGGGCGAGGACGGCCTGGAGGCGGCCACCGCCCGGATCAACCGGATGGTCGAGGACTGGACGCGCGACATGCCCAGCCAATACTACTGGGTGCACCGCCGCTTCAAGACCCGCCCCCCTGGCGAACCCGGCCTCTATTGAGGCGGTTGCAACATCCGCGCCGGGCACGCCATCGCCCGCCAACTAGGCGATAATGGCGGGATGACTTGGCCATTCACCAAAATGCACGGCGCGGGCAACGACTTCATCGTGCTCGACGGCGTACGTTCGCCCATCCAGATGACGGCGGCGCGTGCCCGCGCGCTCGCCGACCGGCACCTCGGCATCGGCGCCGACCAGATCCTGCTGGTCGAGCCCGCCACGCGCCCCGATGCCGACTTCCGCTATCGCATCTTCAACGCGGACGGCAGCGAGGTCGAGCACTGCGGCAACGGCGCCCGCTGCTTCGTGCGCTTCGTGCACGAGCAGGGCTTGTCCAGCAAGAACCCGCTGCGCGCCGAGATCGCCACGGGCGTCATCGTGCTGGACGCAACGGCGGACGGCCGCGTGACGGTCGACATGGGCCTCACCTGCTACGAGCCCGCCGCGCTGCCCTTCGACACCACCGGCCTGGCCTCGCGGCCCGAGCACGCCGACACGCTGTGGGAACTGCCGCTGGACGAGGCCGCCACGCCGGGCGGCCCCGCGTCGGTGCTGCTGTCCCTGGTCGCCATCTCGAATCCCCATGCGGTGCAGGTGGTCGACGACGTCGACACGGCACCTGTCGGCCGCGTCGGCCCCTACATCGAATCGCATCCGCGCTTTGCCAAGCGCGTGAACGCGGGCTTCATGCAGGTCGTCGACCGTCACACCATCCGCCTGCGCGTCCATGAACGCGGCGCGGGCGAAACCCTGGCCTGTGGCACGGGCGCCTGCGCGGCAGTGGCCGCCGGCATCCGCCGTGGCCTGCTCGATTCGCCCGTGGCCGTGCACACGCGCGGTGGCGTGCTCGATATCGCCCTGCTGGGCGACAGCCTGCGCATGACCGGCCCCGCCACGACCGTTTTCTCGGGCACCGTGGACGTCGACGCCCTGGTGGCATCGCTGCCCGCCCAACCCTGACACCCTGGCCGCGCGGCCGGCATGCGCCGCGCGGTTCCGTCCGGACACCCCTGGGGCCGACACGCCCCTGGCAATGCCCGATACTGAAAGAAGGACGCCCCAGCAATGAGCACTGCCGCGACGCACGCCGACGAACTCTCCGCCGAGACCGTTGCCCGTTTCCTCCAGGACCACCCCGCTTTCCTCCAGGAGCACGCCGAGGTCTTCGCGACCCTCGAAGTGCCGCACCCGCACCAGAGCCGCGCCATCTCGCTGGGCGAGCGCCAGATCCTCACGCTGCGCGAGCGCCAGCGCGAACTGGAATGGCGCCTGAACGAACTCGTGCACAACGCCTCCACCAACGAAGGCATCGGCGCCCAGGTACAGCAGTGGTGCGAGCGCCTGCTGGCGGAACAGCACGCCGAGCGCCTGCCCGCGCTGGTCACGCTGGGCCTGGCCGAGGTCTTCGACCTGAAGGACGTCGGCCTGCGCCTGTGGGCCCCGCTGGCCATCGAAGGCGGCACCGCCGGCGAACCCGTCTCGGACACGCTGCGCGCCTATGCCGATGCCTTGAAGGCGCCTTATTGCGGTCCTGCCGTGCCCGCCCAGGCGGGCAAGGAACCCGCCACGCCGGGTGAAGCCGAGGCCTGCGCGGAAGCCGCCGCCTGGCTGGCGACGCCGCCTGGCTCGATGGCGCTGGTGCCGCTGCGTCCCACGCCCGACTCGCCCGCTTTCGGCCTGCTGGTGCTGGGTTCGCCCGACGCCGAGCGCTTCGCGGCCGGCATGGGCACCTCCTTCCTCGCCCGCATCGGCCGCCTGGGCAGCGCCGCGCTGGCACGCCTCACGCCGCAGGCCTGAGCGCATCGTGGGCGCCGCTTCCGCAACCAGCGCGGCAGCGCCCGCGGGCACGCCGCCCACTGCCTCGCAAGGCCTGCCCGACAGCATGGCGCGCTGGTTGTCCCACCTGGAGACCGCGCGCCGCTATTCCCCGCACACGCTTGCCGGCTACCGTCACGATCTCGCCCGTCTCGTCTCCCTCGCCGGCGACACGCCGCCCGAGGCCCTGCGTCACGCCCATATCCGCCAATACCTGGCACGCCTGCATGCGCAAGGCCTGAGTCCGCGCAGCCTGGCGCGCACGCTTGCTGCCTGGCGCGGCTATTTCGCCTGGTGGGCCCCGCAGGCCGGACTGCCTGAAAACCCCGCCGCGGGCGTGCGCGCCCCCAAGCTGGCCCGTGGTTTGCCCAAAGCCCTGTCGGTCGAGCAGGCCCAAGGCGTGCTGGACCACGCCTCGCGCGGCGCCGGCCACGATGCCATCGCCCGCCGCGACCACGCGATGTTCGAACTGCTGTATTCCAGCGGCCTGCGGCTCTCGGAGCTCATCGGCCTGGACACGGCCTATGTGCGCACGGGCGAGTATGAATCCCGCAGCTGGCTGAACCTGGCCGAACAGGAAGTGCTGGTCTGGGGCAAGGGCGGCAAGCGGCGCACCGTGCCCGTGGGCGGCGCGGCGATGACGGCCTTGTCGCACTGGCTGCGCGAGCGCCCCGCCCTGCTGGCGCCGGATGCAACGCCCGATGATGCCGCGGCGCTCTTCCTGGGCGCACGCGGCAAGCGCGTCACGCCACGGGTGGTGCAGCTGCAGCTGGAAAAACTGGCGATTGCCGCGGGCCTGCCCACGCGACTGCATCCGCACGTCATGCGCCACAGCTTCGCCAGCCACGTGCTGCAATCGGCGCAAGATTTGCGCGCCGTGCAGGAAATGCTGGGCCACGCCAACATTTCCACCACGCAGGTCTACACGCGGCTGGATTTCCAGCACCTCGCGCGCGCCTACGACCAGGCCCATCCCAGGGCAGGCCGCAAGAAGGACACCCCGCGGGGATAAGGCCAGGCCTGATCCCCGCGGCGCCGCTCAGAACGTCGTGCGCAGGCCCAGCATCACGCTGCGGCCAGGCAGGGGCGCCAGGCGCGAGATGAACGAGGTGTGGTTGTAGGCCAGCTCGTTCAGCAGGTTGTTGCCACGCAGATAGACCTGCGCGCGCGCATTGCCGATGTCGGTGTCATAGGTCACCAGGGCGTCCAGCAGGTTGTAGCCCGGCGTCTCCGACTCATAGCTCGTCACGCGCGACTGGCGGAAGACGCGTGTGAACGTCAGTTCGCTGCCCCACTGCTGCCAATCGGCGTTCAAGCGCACGCCCGCGCGCCCGGCGGGAATGCGGGGCAGATTGCCATCGTCGTTCGCGAACTTGCCGCGCACGTAGTCCCCGAAGACGCCCGCCGAAAAGACCGGCGTGAAGCGATGGCGAACCTGGGCCTCGATCCCCGTGAACTCGGCATCGCGCTGCGAGTACTGGATCAGGCGGAAGTCCTCGAACTGGTCCAAGGTGTCGGCATAGATGTAGTTGCGCACGCGGTTGTGGAAGGCGCTGACGCTGAAGGTGGTATCGCCCGCTTTCTTGCGCAGGGTCAGGTCGATGTTGCGCGAGGTTTCCTTGCCCAGGTTCGCGTCGCCCATTTCATAGGTGTTGGTGGCCAGGTGGATGCCGTCGGCGTAGCGCTCCTGCGCGCTGGGCAGGCGCTGCGAGCGCGACAGCGACAGGGCCACCGAATACTGAGGCGCGAAGTCCCAGATGGCCGCGGCCGAGAACGAATTGCCCGTGTCACGGCGGCTGTCGCCGCCGTCGGTCAGGCGGATGCGCTGCCAGTCCTGGCGCGCGCCCAGTTCGAAGCGCCAGTCCGCCAGGCGGTATTCCTCCAGCACGAAGAGACCCGCCGTACGCGTGCGGCTCTCGGGCAGGAAGCCCTCTTCGCCATCCGCGCCGAACGTGCTGCTCGCCCCCTGCAGGCCCACCACGCCGCGCCAGCCCATGATGGGCTTGTGCGTCAGCTCCAGGCGGCCATCGTAGCCACGGTTGGTGAAGCGCGTGCCGACCTCTCCGCCTTCGATTTCGTCATGGCGGTATTGCGTGACGCCCGCCCGGAAGCGGATCTTCTCGAAGCCCGCGAAAGGATCGCGGTATTCGCCGCGCAAGTCGCCGCGCTCGCTGCGCAGCTTCACGTAGGGCACGCCGCCGCCGTGGTCATGATCGTGATCGTGGCCTTCATGGCCTTCTTCCTCATGATCACCGTGGTCATGGTCGTGCCCCCCGCAATGCAGGTGGTCGCCGTGCGGATGGCAGCCTTCGTATTCGTGGCTGTGGCCCGGCAGGCCGTAGCGCGACTCCATGAAGGAATAGGACGCGCCCACATAGCCACGCGAGGTGATCCACGACGCGCCCACGCTGCCCGAGCCCGAGCGCTGGTACGAGCCCGGCACGCTGCGGCTGGACCAGTCGGGCACGCGATAGTCGTCCGACTCGCGCTTCATGCCTTCGACGCGCACGGCCAGGTTGCCGCTGCCGCCGGTGATGCCCACTGCGCCCGCGCGCTCCTTGGTGCCGGTCGCGCCCCGCAGTTCCGCCTCGCCCTCGATGCCGTTCCCGGGCACCGCCGTGGGGATGCGGTTGTCCAGCACGTTCACCACGCCGCCGATGGCGCCGCCGCCGTACAGCAGCGCCGACGGGCCGCGCAGCACCTCGATGCGGCGCGACAGCATGGGCTCGACCGCGATCGCGTGATCCGGCGAGACGGTGGACGCATCCATGAGTTCAGCGCTGTCGCTCAGCACGCGCACGCGCGGCGCGGTCTGGCCGCGGATGACCGGCCGGCTTGCGCCACCGCCAAAGGTATCGGCATGGATGCCCGGCTCGCCATCGAGGGTGTCGCCCAGCGTGCCCTTCCTGCGCAAGGTCAGCGCATCCCCTTCCAGCACGGCGCTGGGCGTGGCCATGTCGTCCGCGCCGGTGGCCAGGGGCGAGGCCGACACGGTAACGGGCGCCAGTTGGCCCACGGACACAGCCGGGTTGTCCTGGGCCATCGCGGGCGCGGCAAAGGCGACGGCAATGGCGGCCGCGAGGGGAGGGGTCGAGCGAAACATGGAAGCGTCCTTCTGGAACCGGGAGAAACACCGAAGGATGCAAATGATATAACATTACATATACATTTGGTACAAAGTATCATCGCAACATCGCGCTTCAGTTCCGCTTGCCGGCGAAGCGCAACGCCCGGCGTTTCGCCTGCCAGATGAAGACACCCGTCAGCACCAGCACGACAAGCAGGCCGCCCAGCAAGGCCAACGCCAGCTGGACGGGTCCGCCTCCCCAGGCCGCGCGGTGCAGGCTGGTCAGGACATGCCGCAGGGTGTCGCCCGCAGCCCTGCCCGTGGGAACGAAGCTGCCGCGCACGCTGCCGTCAGCGGCATCGAGGAAGACCGATGTTGCGCCCCCCCGATCAAGCAGATCCCGGCTGCTGCGGACCGTGTAGCGATACACGCCGCGGCGCGCGTCGAGCGCCAGCCAATGCTCCGAGCGCACGGCAAAGCCTTCCTCCCGGGCCAGGCCGGCCATGATCTCGCGGCCACGCTCGCGCGCCTGCGCAAAGGACAAGGCGGGAACCTGGCTGGCGCCTTGGGTGCCGGCGGGCCGCCGCCCATCCGACTGATGCGCGAACAGCCCACGCATCACGGGCTCATAGACAGCCGGGAGATTGAACGCCACGCTGCTCCAGGCCATGGCGAGCAGCAGCGCCCATGCCCAGAGTCCGCCAGCCCGGTGCAGGTCGACGTTGCGTTTATGCCTGCCCGCGGTCCAACGCACCCGCCACGCCGGCCACCAGCGCGACCACCACGACGAGGCAAGGGCCGCAGGACGGTCTGCGCGCACCCGGCGCCTGGTCGGCCACGTCAGCACCAGGCCGACGAAGCAATCCAGCGTCCACAGCAGGGCCACGATCCCGAGCAGCCATTCGCCTGGCCCGCCCAGCAGCAGCGACGCGTGCAGGCGATACAGGAACGGCACCAGGTTGACCCAGCCGGCGCGGATGTCGCCCCATTCCCGGCTGCCCTGGATCGCGCCCGTGCAGGGATGGACGAATACCTCGTGCAGCACGGGCGCGGCATCCGCGCGGGAAACGAACCAGACGGGCACCGCCAGTGCCCTGCCCGCCTCCCCGCCCAGCGGGGCTGCGGGCAGATGGCCTTGCGGAAAAGCATCCCGGACGATGTCGCGCAGGACAAGGGCATCCAGACGCCCTTCGGCGCCGCAATCCGGCGCGCGCCACAATGCCGGCGCGGCCCAGGCATCCAGCGCGTGGTGCCAGGCCAGTGGAATGCCGGATACCGCCGTCACGAGCAGGAATCCCCCGATGGCGAGGCCTACCCAACGGTGCACCCGGACGAGCAGGGCGCGCATGCGCTACCAGCGATAACTGACCGTTCCGATGATGCGACGCGGCTCGCCGTAGTCGCACAGCCCGTTGTAGCAAATCGAGGGAATGTAGGTCTTGTCGGCCAGGTTGGTGACGTTCAGCGCATAGGCCCACGGTCCGGTTTCATAGCCCAGGCGGACATCGACCAGCGTATAGCCCGGCCCGCCCAGCGATCCGCTGGACGGGCGATCCGGCCGCGCCGACACATGCCGCAAGCCCGCGCCGACCTTCACCCCGGGCGCCACCCATTGCGCCAGGTGCGCGTCGGCCCACAACGATGCCACGTGCCGCGGCGTGTTGAAGCGCTCGCCTTTTTCGCCCGGCAGATTGCTGGCAGTGACCTTGGCATTGGTATAGGTGTACGCCGCGATGAGGTCGACGGCGGGCGTGACACGCGCCCGCGCCTCCAGTTCGATGCCGCGCGACCGCACCTCGCCGGTCTGCACCAGGAAGGCCGGGTCCTGCGGATCCGGCGTGAAGACGTTCTTGCGCACCAGGTCGAACACGCCTGCGCTCAGCGTCATGTCCTGCCCTGCGGGCTGGTAGCGCACCCCCACTTCCACCTGCCTGCCGCGACTGGGAATGTAGCGGTTGTCATTGCGATCCCGCCCGGAGGTCGGCTCGAAGGATTGCGAGAAGCTGACGTACGGCGCCAGTCCGTTGTCCGCCAGATAGACCATCCCCGCCCGGCCCGTGAAGGCCGAATCCCGATCCGACGAGTCGCTGCCCGGCGCATGCAGCAAGCGGTTCTCCGCCCGCGCCTGGTCACGCCGTCCGCCCAGCAGCACCACGACCTTGTCATGGATCTTCAACTGGTCCTGCACGTAGATGCCCAGGCGATGCTCCTTGTTGCGCCGCTGCTGCCACGGCAGGGCCACGACCTCCCCCGCCTGGTAGACGGGGTTGTAGGCATCGATGGCCGGCAGGTTGCCGCGCAATCTATCGCTGTTGTAGGTGGAGCGGGTGTAGTCGAACCCGGCAAGAACGGTGTGCGCCACCGGCCCGGTCGCAAAGCGCTTCTCGACATTGGTATCGCTGGTGAACACCGTGGTGTGGTCATCGAACCCCCGGGCCGAACGGGCCACCCTGCGCTGCGTGCGCGCATCCACGTCGCCTTGCAGCAGCACGTAGCGCATGCGCAGATCGGCGTCGTACTGCCGCAGCGACTGCCGGATCTTCAGCGTGTCGTCGAAGGCGTGCTCGAACAGCAACGCCACGGACGTGGACGCCAGGTCGAACGTGTTGTGATTGGGTTCGCCCAGGAAGCGGCGGCGCGGAATCTCGCCATTGGGGTTGTCGCGCAGGGAGCCGGTCACCGGCACAGCGGGCGGATAGATGGTCTTGCTGCGCTGATAGTTGGCCAGCAGCGTGAGCGAGGTCGCATCGCTTGGCCGCCACGTCAACGCGGGCGCCAGATAGGTCCGGTCATCACGGCTGTAATCGACGAACTGCTTGCTTTCGCGGAAAAGTCCGGTCAGCCGGTAGGACCACTTCCCTGCGTCATCCAGCGGGCCGCCCACGTCGCCCGAGATCTGGCGGCGGTCGAAGCTGCCGGCATCCAGGTTCAGTTCTCCGATGCGTTCGCTGGGCGGACGCTTGCTGACCGAGTTGACGATGCCGCCCGGTGCCGCCGCGCCGTACAGCACCGACGACGGGCCGCGCAGGACTTCGATGCGCTCCAGCCCATAGGGCTCCTGCTTGCCGTTGTACTGGTTGATCATGTACCGCATGCCGTCCCGGTAGTAGCTGCCGGTCTGGGGGTTGGCTTCGAAGCCGCGGATGCTCATCGTGTCCTCGAACATCCCGCTCTTGGCGACGATGCCCGGCATCAGGCCCGGCGTGTAGCCCAGCGCCTCCTGCAGGCTTTGTGCCTTCTGGTCGCGGATCTGCTGCGCCCCCACCACCGAAATGGACTGGGGCGTCTCGATGATGGGCGTATCCGTCTTGGTCCCCGTCGCGCTGTGGGTGGCGCCCACGCCCAATACCGGCCCCGTGGCGCTTTCCGGTCTTGCCGTCACCGTCACGGGCGCAAGCTGGGTTGCGCCACCCGCGGCGTCCTCATGCAGGACATAACCGCCGTCAGACAGTTGCCTGGCACGCAAGCCCGTCCCTGCCAACAGTGCCGCGAACCCCTCATCCACCGTAAAGCTGCCTTGCACGCCTGGGCTGCGCCGCCCGCCAGTCAGCGTGCCGGGGCTGCTGACGAATACACCGGCTTCGGCCGAATACTGGTTGAGCACCTGGGCCAAGGGGCCCGGCCCGATGGCATAGGCACGCGCCGATGCCTGCGCCCAGGCCGGCGCCACGGGCAGCGCTGCCAGCCCCGTGGGCAAGGCCAGCGCGGCCGTGCGCAAGGCCCGGGACAACAGCCGGGTCCGGGCGCGCTGGCGTGGGGAAGAAGAAAGGAAGGACATGCCGCGATTCCGCTATAGGTGGGTTGATTTCCCCCTATGCCGAACGAGCGGGATGAAACCGGCAGATTATTTTGTAACGGCAAGGGCCGCCGACCGTGGCGTCACCGGGCGCCTACGCGCGTCCACCAAGGCAAGGGCTGGCTGACCTGCAGGGGCAGGGTCTGCGCCAGGAGGGACAAGGCGCGATCCGTGTCCCGCAACGGAAAGGTGCCACTGACGCGGATATCCGCCACCGCGTCGGCCCAGTCCAGCCGGCCTGGCCGATAACGGCCGAGCTCCGCCAGCACCTCCGCCAGGCGTGCTTCCTCGACCTGCAGGATGCCGCGGGTCCATGCCCCGGCGCCGGGCTGCAGGGGCGCTGGGGCCGCAGGCACGATGGCCGGGCCGCCGCGCATCTGCATGCCGGCATCGACCCGATACCCTTCTGGAGCGCCGCCCTTGAAATGCGCCTGGACGGCGCCTTCGAATACCGCCAGCGTGGTCACGCGATCGGCGCTATGCACATTGAAACGCGTTCCCAACGCCTGCAAGCGGCCTTCATCGGTCTCCACCACGAAAGGACGCGACGCATCACTGGCAGTCACGATGGCGATCTCTCCGCGCAGCAGCACCAGCCGACGCAGTGCAGGGCCGTAATCGACACGGACGGCGGTATCGGTGTTCAGCCAGAGGGTCGTGCCATCCGCCAGCACCTGTTGCGTCATGCCGCCCACGGGGGTGACATGATCGGCACGCCAGGCCGCCAGCCAGCGGCGGGCTGGCGGAGATTGCCAGACCCCCAGGCCCAGCAGGCTGGCCGAGCCGCCCACGACCGCCAGCTTCAGCATGTTGCGGCGGCTGCGGCGGCCTTGCGCCGCCGCTTCCAGGCTGGCAGCGCCCAGCTGCCTTGCGGCCGGATCGGGCAGGGCCTCGTCGAAATGCGCGTTCACCGCCTCGACCCGCTGCCAGGCCTGCCGGTGCGCCGCGCTGTCTTCCAGCCATGCCTGCCAGCCCGAACGATCCCGCGGTGT from Orrella dioscoreae includes the following:
- the dapF gene encoding diaminopimelate epimerase, translating into MTWPFTKMHGAGNDFIVLDGVRSPIQMTAARARALADRHLGIGADQILLVEPATRPDADFRYRIFNADGSEVEHCGNGARCFVRFVHEQGLSSKNPLRAEIATGVIVLDATADGRVTVDMGLTCYEPAALPFDTTGLASRPEHADTLWELPLDEAATPGGPASVLLSLVAISNPHAVQVVDDVDTAPVGRVGPYIESHPRFAKRVNAGFMQVVDRHTIRLRVHERGAGETLACGTGACAAVAAGIRRGLLDSPVAVHTRGGVLDIALLGDSLRMTGPATTVFSGTVDVDALVASLPAQP
- a CDS encoding DUF484 family protein gives rise to the protein MSTAATHADELSAETVARFLQDHPAFLQEHAEVFATLEVPHPHQSRAISLGERQILTLRERQRELEWRLNELVHNASTNEGIGAQVQQWCERLLAEQHAERLPALVTLGLAEVFDLKDVGLRLWAPLAIEGGTAGEPVSDTLRAYADALKAPYCGPAVPAQAGKEPATPGEAEACAEAAAWLATPPGSMALVPLRPTPDSPAFGLLVLGSPDAERFAAGMGTSFLARIGRLGSAALARLTPQA
- the xerC gene encoding tyrosine recombinase XerC, producing MARWLSHLETARRYSPHTLAGYRHDLARLVSLAGDTPPEALRHAHIRQYLARLHAQGLSPRSLARTLAAWRGYFAWWAPQAGLPENPAAGVRAPKLARGLPKALSVEQAQGVLDHASRGAGHDAIARRDHAMFELLYSSGLRLSELIGLDTAYVRTGEYESRSWLNLAEQEVLVWGKGGKRRTVPVGGAAMTALSHWLRERPALLAPDATPDDAAALFLGARGKRVTPRVVQLQLEKLAIAAGLPTRLHPHVMRHSFASHVLQSAQDLRAVQEMLGHANISTTQVYTRLDFQHLARAYDQAHPRAGRKKDTPRG
- a CDS encoding TonB-dependent receptor domain-containing protein; the protein is MFRSTPPLAAAIAVAFAAPAMAQDNPAVSVGQLAPVTVSASPLATGADDMATPSAVLEGDALTLRRKGTLGDTLDGEPGIHADTFGGGASRPVIRGQTAPRVRVLSDSAELMDASTVSPDHAIAVEPMLSRRIEVLRGPSALLYGGGAIGGVVNVLDNRIPTAVPGNGIEGEAELRGATGTKERAGAVGITGGSGNLAVRVEGMKRESDDYRVPDWSSRSVPGSYQRSGSGSVGASWITSRGYVGASYSFMESRYGLPGHSHEYEGCHPHGDHLHCGGHDHDHGDHEEEGHEGHDHDHDHGGGVPYVKLRSERGDLRGEYRDPFAGFEKIRFRAGVTQYRHDEIEGGEVGTRFTNRGYDGRLELTHKPIMGWRGVVGLQGASSTFGADGEEGFLPESRTRTAGLFVLEEYRLADWRFELGARQDWQRIRLTDGGDSRRDTGNSFSAAAIWDFAPQYSVALSLSRSQRLPSAQERYADGIHLATNTYEMGDANLGKETSRNIDLTLRKKAGDTTFSVSAFHNRVRNYIYADTLDQFEDFRLIQYSQRDAEFTGIEAQVRHRFTPVFSAGVFGDYVRGKFANDDGNLPRIPAGRAGVRLNADWQQWGSELTFTRVFRQSRVTSYESETPGYNLLDALVTYDTDIGNARAQVYLRGNNLLNELAYNHTSFISRLAPLPGRSVMLGLRTTF
- a CDS encoding PepSY-associated TM helix domain-containing protein, coding for MRALLVRVHRWVGLAIGGFLLVTAVSGIPLAWHHALDAWAAPALWRAPDCGAEGRLDALVLRDIVRDAFPQGHLPAAPLGGEAGRALAVPVWFVSRADAAPVLHEVFVHPCTGAIQGSREWGDIRAGWVNLVPFLYRLHASLLLGGPGEWLLGIVALLWTLDCFVGLVLTWPTRRRVRADRPAALASSWWSRWWPAWRVRWTAGRHKRNVDLHRAGGLWAWALLLAMAWSSVAFNLPAVYEPVMRGLFAHQSDGRRPAGTQGASQVPALSFAQARERGREIMAGLAREEGFAVRSEHWLALDARRGVYRYTVRSSRDLLDRGGATSVFLDAADGSVRGSFVPTGRAAGDTLRHVLTSLHRAAWGGGPVQLALALLGGLLVVLVLTGVFIWQAKRRALRFAGKRN
- a CDS encoding TonB-dependent siderophore receptor, which encodes MSFLSSSPRQRARTRLLSRALRTAALALPTGLAALPVAPAWAQASARAYAIGPGPLAQVLNQYSAEAGVFVSSPGTLTGGRRSPGVQGSFTVDEGFAALLAGTGLRARQLSDGGYVLHEDAAGGATQLAPVTVTARPESATGPVLGVGATHSATGTKTDTPIIETPQSISVVGAQQIRDQKAQSLQEALGYTPGLMPGIVAKSGMFEDTMSIRGFEANPQTGSYYRDGMRYMINQYNGKQEPYGLERIEVLRGPSSVLYGAAAPGGIVNSVSKRPPSERIGELNLDAGSFDRRQISGDVGGPLDDAGKWSYRLTGLFRESKQFVDYSRDDRTYLAPALTWRPSDATSLTLLANYQRSKTIYPPAVPVTGSLRDNPNGEIPRRRFLGEPNHNTFDLASTSVALLFEHAFDDTLKIRQSLRQYDADLRMRYVLLQGDVDARTQRRVARSARGFDDHTTVFTSDTNVEKRFATGPVAHTVLAGFDYTRSTYNSDRLRGNLPAIDAYNPVYQAGEVVALPWQQRRNKEHRLGIYVQDQLKIHDKVVVLLGGRRDQARAENRLLHAPGSDSSDRDSAFTGRAGMVYLADNGLAPYVSFSQSFEPTSGRDRNDNRYIPSRGRQVEVGVRYQPAGQDMTLSAGVFDLVRKNVFTPDPQDPAFLVQTGEVRSRGIELEARARVTPAVDLIAAYTYTNAKVTASNLPGEKGERFNTPRHVASLWADAHLAQWVAPGVKVGAGLRHVSARPDRPSSGSLGGPGYTLVDVRLGYETGPWAYALNVTNLADKTYIPSICYNGLCDYGEPRRIIGTVSYRW
- a CDS encoding FecR domain-containing protein, encoding MGEGASLLPDEHRALADAARWYAVLSSGAATPRDRSGWQAWLEDSAAHRQAWQRVEAVNAHFDEALPDPAARQLGAASLEAAAQGRRSRRNMLKLAVVGGSASLLGLGVWQSPPARRWLAAWRADHVTPVGGMTQQVLADGTTLWLNTDTAVRVDYGPALRRLVLLRGEIAIVTASDASRPFVVETDEGRLQALGTRFNVHSADRVTTLAVFEGAVQAHFKGGAPEGYRVDAGMQMRGGPAIVPAAPAPLQPGAGAWTRGILQVEEARLAEVLAELGRYRPGRLDWADAVADIRVSGTFPLRDTDRALSLLAQTLPLQVSQPLPWWTRVGAR